cctagcaTGCAAGTTAAAGGTAGGGTCTTTAAAGCCCCCTGTGTGACATAGACTAATGTGGCGCTCATATGGCGTGATAAAGCCTctaggggctttataccacaccctacAGCCTTATACGAAGGTTAAATGGCAGAAGTGGGACATGAACCTGTTgaatcagttctgtttaaacatgatggaaaacatgaaaacatacctttgattgcatcagtacaggccGGCAGAGAATCCAAATGGAGACGcagcaacagtgtttgacataattgtcagcttgatctggttcctccttagggtgcaatctaatgatggcgATGATGTAAACCGATAAAGGGTAATCGGTTGAGGAGAGGAGGTCGATTGATGTTATGAGGGtaattaggttatgtgtctaaccctagaacctctacataattctccttatatacgcacccaagaggaaaccctaattagttaataagtgtaattaggcccatcaacaattaccaactaactATTTAATATGactgttatatattttgatccatataacatataatgtaaatgattataatggctactggattaaatataacataaaatatatttaatcttacagtgGAAGATCTTTTTTGTGAAGTTCGTTCGGTCAGTTTTGTTTGGTTTAAATATAGACGTAAGAAAGGATTGTTAGATTGGAACGATTGGTTTAGATTTGTATATATGTAGCTTCTTGTTTTGGTTGTTCGGTTGCTGGCCCGGTCTTCGGGTTAGTGTGTTTAATGAAGttctcctttcaaaaaaaaaaaagatttttcatCTTGGAAAATGTAAACCACTAGCCAACTCATCTATCTTGGTCTTTTGTTATTCTCTGCACCAAAATAATTTAAATACAATTTAtacataaatatattttaaaagttaaaaatttCGGGCCTTTCAGGAGTTCGGGCCTTGGTCCGTCTCCCAGCTCGTTACCAAAAACCGGGCCACAAACGCCTTCATCAAAAACGCTAACAAACAAACAAGCCAGTGCAACAAAACGTTGTGAACTTATCATCCGTTAGTGCCACCTCCCGGGTCCATGGCTCCAAAATTGCTCATTATTAGTGCTATATTGTTACTTTTATATAAGTACTGAAAAACTTATAAAAGTATAACTTTAAAGAGTGGTCCTCAACTCGTTATTTAGCTTTTAAATTACAAAATGTCGCATAATATCAGAAACTATATAATTGCCGCCtcaagaagaaaaaaaagaataGTAACAGACTTTAAATTTGTTGATATAAATTATCAACTGTATCATCGTCATTCGTCAATATTGGAGTCGTTATTTTAAGAAAATTGTTGCACACGTTTCAAGGAAGAATCTTTTTTGTGTGTGTTCCCAATATTTTCAGAACTTGCAATCTACTTGCATAAAAGATTTTCGTTCACACATTATCTTTCACTTGAAGTTGAAGCAAAGTAGGCTTCTGCatgatatatataatataataatatatataattgaaattgaAATTCACAGCCGACTCTCTAAATTTTCTCATTTCTCGACGTCACATGTGGACACGTTAGAGGGTCGTCTTCGTCTTTTTTATTAAACTTGATATTTATTATTTTAGTGATGAAAATAAATAATGTGTGGTGTTACTATATGCTAAAGAACACGTACGACTAAATTATATGTATTGTGTGTCTATTTTCATGTTTGTGTTTTGTTGTTCCTTTGACCGTATGGTGTATTTAATTGGCCCACACTATGGATAGTTGATCCACATTTAGGACACTACAACTTCTCACACTACTAGAAATTTGGTTTTTTCTAACAAGCTTTGCCGTCATAAATGCGTAGCAAACTCAGATTTGCTACGCATTTGCAACAAAACCTTGATGTTGGAAAAAGCCCCGTCGGAAACTAATTACTACACATTTGCTACGCAAATTTTAACGCAATTCCTACGAAAATATTGTGTCAGAAATTTTACAACACATTTCCTACACCATTTCTTAAATATTATTACTAAAGTTTTGTGACGCATTTGCAAAggaatatttgtaaaaaaaataatttgcaacgcatttatgacaaaatatttataaaataaagtggaaaatccattttttttttgctaaaagtTGCAGGAAACATCACACAAAACAACTGTTTTAAATTCACCATACATCAAAAATCATAGATAATGCAAGTTCCAATGAACGAGTGTCAAATACTTGATTAATTCATATAATTAACTGCCAAACGAGGGCACAAAAAGCTAAAACAACTCACTGAACGACAAAATACAAAAATAACACATGCTACTTGAGCCTTAGGCGACAAACTGCTCATGTGTTGCCTTGAAAACACGCTCCAAGGCCCCCTTGGCAACTAATCGACGGGAAGTGTGAATAGAGATGTCAAGTCCAAACACCACACTTTCTTATCCTGGTCCCTGTAATTAATGTAACACAGTCATCAATAGCTGAAACTTTAAGCCCAAATCTAACACAAAAAATTCATGTATGCGTCAAGTTTGACTCGTTTAACACCCCTAACGAATCAAAACTAATTCAAGGGACGCATCAACACTTATTATTTATTTTGACAAACTTGTAAATAGTTATATATGCTTAAAAAAGACTACTACAGATAATTATATTACAAGTTAATCTAGACAACAATCTTTTAATGTCCATGTCTAGTTTAGTTTGGCCACTTTAACGcccttaatgggtcaaaactAATTCAAGGGACGTCTAAACACTTGTTATTTATAGTCACGGACTTgtaaatataatatattatatatgtaaaaaaaatctACTACAGATAACTATGTTACAATAAGATATATATTGCTTTACCTCTGGTGCTTCAGTCACCGTCTTTTGACTACTCTTGAATGCAAGACCAAGTTCCTTCTTAACATGTGTAATAACCAAATTCTATAAAAGCATCAAATATTAGCAGTTGCTTAATTAAgatgaaaaaaaaactaaaatataattaGTACAACGGTTGCTACACGACTTTTGGTTTTGTAACTTTCTCTTGAGCTACAAGAGCTACACCACTTTTGTCCTATGCGAGCATGGCCAtagttataaaaagaaaaaaaagaataaaagcaTCTTCATCACCCAACAACTTCAATGTTGGAGCCATGCTGATCAGCTGATGATTTAATCTTGGGAATCGAGTCTATATGGAGAAAATCCAAAATATGTTAAACATAACAGCTAATTGATTTGGAGTGTGAGCATCACCAGCTCCAACACAACTAGCAATAATCGAACTTCAATGTATGGTCCAAGCAGGTAATCTACCAACCTTTTAGCCTTTGAATAAGGTAATTTCCTAACTACTTTCAACATGAGCATTACAGGTTCCATATTGTTGTACGATAACAATAACAAGTTCAAAAAAGGCTAATTAACGGTTTCTAGATTTAGCAAAGTCTGAAAGATTATACCCTCGAACAGCTGGAGGGCATACACTTttcttttcaaaaacattttcatAGATTAATAATCTCAATAATAACTTTAAACAAAATTGAACACACAAGAAACAAAAGTTTacaacaaaataaataataaatgaaactttctaagtaaaaaaaaaacttacacgGAGCAATGACTAAGTGAGCAGACAAAGGGCCAAGTCGCCAACCGTGTCCTTCTGGTTCAGCCGCTATTTGCTGACGTTTCCTAAAATTCGGATGAGATTAATATTTAGTATGTATGCACAGTCAGCATCATAAAATAACTCAATATTTAAAGATTCGGACTCTGTCTCTCCCTAACAATGCATTATGAAAATACATTAAAAAAGAACATATATAAAATTTCAGTAACATAGGGCAAAATAAGATTGCTTTATGATGAAGGCAAAAATTCACCTATTAAGTATTGATGTACCAGCATTAACAACTGTTTAAATGATAACAAAAAAGACACCATTGTAATATTTTGTGCAGCATGTATCGCAAGTGTGTGTCTATTCCGTAAGGTTGGATCCCCATATACTAGCATATATTCACTAAACAAGGCCTGATATCGGGGaccattttgaaaaaaaaaacaacataagGTAGGTTAGTAACACAGTACTAATAATGAGGTTATACTCGAGCAATATTGCTACAGATATAACTGAAAAGTGAAAATTAGACCTGCTGATATTATCAAGGGTAAGTTCGTCATTGAATAAGTTTGCAAATCCCAGAATTTCCTCGTTAGCAACAGAACCACCTGCTCTAACCTGCATATCAGTTTGTAAGAACAAATGACCTGATCAATGTCTTGACCTTGTTCAAAAGAAGCTCATGCATTACACTACACAAGCAAAGAAGCGCTTCCTGGCTCATGCTAAACATACAATAACTTCATTAGCACGGATCTCTTTGGATTTAAAACATCATATCTAGTTAAGCAAAAGATTGCatatttcaaaattttaactAGTGCCAGCAATCAGTAACACTTAATCTATCAGTTAACGATACAGAACCATCGCTACCATCCATTTTACTCATAAAAGAGAGGGAAGGAACCTAACTCAACATATTGCCTGACCTATGTAAATCACTAATGCTTCATCTTCTAAACAAATTCAATCCCTAAAGTAGCACACTGTTCAACTTTATCTGAAAAACAACACGAAATGTTCAAATTACCTCCCAACCCGAATGTAAACAACAAATATAGAATTTCCTAACCATTAAATACATCAAACACACAAAAATACCGCATAAATTCTTCAAAAAACGAAGTTAACCAGTGAGAGCTAATTAACAATCAAAAAACAACAGCTATAGTATTTTGTATTGATTAAATGAATCAAATACACACAAAAACACTACATAAATTCTTCGACTCTTACAGTTAAAGTATTTCGTATCCATTAACCGCATCAAACATACATACAAAAACCGCACAAACTCTTCAAAACTTAAATAAATCACCTTCGAAAATCTAACTAACCGCATGTTAGGTGTGTCGTCGTTAGAGCAATGTGATAGTGATTCTCATCGAATATGTGGATCTCGCCGGTGATTCTCGCCGAAGATGAGTGATGATCCACCGGATTTGTGTTTTTCCGGCGACATGATTGGAGTTTTGGTGAATTGGTGGATGAATTTGGGGATTTAGAACATAACGGGTGCAAATTTGGGGATCTAGGGTTTTGAATTTCAATCTGGAAGTATGGCTTATATTTGGgtttgaaagtttaaaagatGATGGCAGAAGTGTAATTAATTGGGCTATTAGGATTACGTGTATAATTGGTGGTAACGTGGCTGCTTATAAGGTGGTGAATTACAagcgtttttttttaatttttataaggATAAACAGTTCCGTTAGAAATGTGTAGCAAATTGTAATTCGTTTCCGAAGCAACAAagttttaattagttttttttgTTTGTGTTACAATTGTGTTGCAAGTTTGTTTAAAAAAACTATGGATTTTTTCTGTCAAAAACTCGTTGCAAATGTGTCAGAATTTGTGACGCCTTTTTTTGCGTAGGAAATTTCTGTAGTAAAATGATCACTTTTCTAGTAGTGTCAAGAAATCAAAATCAACATTACTTTGAAGAAGAATTACGTATTTTTTCGGTTTTTATATCCCAGTTAGCTTTTTTTGCTAACAGGCTTACTGTCTTTTATAAAGTTTGCCTTTCAAAAAAAGTATATTGAAAATTATTTTCCTATACCaaaatttggttttttttttcttcaacaattaatttattttaatttcCGTTGTATATGGGATTTGAACCCCAAGACATTCATTTCTCAAATCTAAGTGTTTACGTGTTTTGCCTTAGTCAATGGAACATCTCACCATCACCCCCATTGGTACCAAAATTTAGTGGAGGAACTTTTTTTATACAAAAAAGAAAGTATATTATTTATATCTTTAGTATTAACCTTTAATTGAATGGTTAGAAAAATATGGTATAGGTGAGCAAGATGCAATAAATTGATTTATATATGTGGGTACAATTATGTGGGTAAACTTTACTTTTGAATTAACTGATTAGTTAATTATTCTGTAATCACAATAAATAGTATACTGCACAAATCAGAGTTATGATCTACCCACGTAGTTTTTACTTTTGACTGTTCTGCATTATAAAACATATACTTTATAGTTTAAGAATGAGGTGATGATGGAGTGGTAATGGAGAGTTTTGGTGTTTTAACGGACCTATCGATTTCTACCCTCTCCATTATTTTCTGTGgtacctggtgatgatgggagactaggcgaataGGTGGAGATTGCTAGTTTGATCCTTGAATTGAGCGGATTTTACCTCAGCGCACTgccgtgccttcgggcgagtgttcacgggcttcggccctatgTGAGGGTTTTCACCGGTTCGAAGGCGAGTGTATCTCAATGTGATGAATTTCGTCAGTAACCcatttgaaggggtatggtcccaaaaagccgcgcagaccTTCCTCCATGTCGCGCgcaggaccatactccttaatcaGCAAGATGTTCAGTCCTAACCTCGCGCGAGCTACTCCAGCATTGATTGACCTCGTGCAGGGCCTAAACAAGAAAGAACATTAATCTCAACACTTACCTTTCTGGATAAGAGTCTTCAGCAACTATAATCTAGCGCGGGCTAGTTACGTGCTCAATAAGGGTCGCGCAGGACCTGTAGCGCTTGACCACTACagaaggtacaaaaggtacaaatGGCAGATGAAAAGAGCCAATCTGCATCCTCCAGGCTCTGCTCAATCGTGCTCtacgatcgtctgacgtgcaggagacaaaaagtactcaaggacgcctacgtggcaccaatcacagggcagagacacctgccccacgatctccacttacctgctgatggcagagggacaacgaggtcgacaacagtgacacgtggctccaatcacggTGCGCCAGCATCGGaaaacttctagaagccactaacggtcgacaccagtgagacaaggagcatatccgctacgttgtcgccttccggcccaaggcccatcagcccacatcttctacacctctccggctataaatagagaccttagtTCACAGGTTAAaccattccattccctctactctcactctttactcactttaatctcctcaaagcagatacttattctcacgccggagtctggttaagagggaaacccccatattcccctcttaacgagctaacggtgtttctgttttgcaggattaaccagtcattaaggagctcaggaaaccaaagaagattaacccttatggttgaaacataaaccaaactaattaataataaaattagttatgtgtttcttcattggcgcccaccggtttttTGCAAATCACTCTCATCTTCTTTTTCTGAGTATCTTAACTTGTTTTTCCTTCGATCATGGTTGGTCAAGGAATCGTTCCTGATTTTGGCTTTGGAACAAACTCTAATGCAGTGTTGGGGGAGGACAATCAAAACGTCCAAGTCCAACAGGTAGAAGAAATCGGTGAAATCGAAGTAGTCAACACCGGGGGACCCCGCGCGAGTATCACTCGCATCACCCAGACGGTAACCCCGGGAAACAATGGTGCTGGATCCTCAAATCCAGCTCCACCTCAGAACATCTCGGCGTTATTAGGGCTACCCGAAGGCGAAACTCTAGCCTCGTGGTACGCCAAGCAAATTGCCACAATTAATGCAGCATATCAATCTTTGAGCGCATAGCAAGCAGTTTTAACGGCAGAACCGTCATTGGTTACACCTCAAGGCCAGAGTCAGGGGGCACGCCAGATACCCCCACAGCAAAATCTCCAAGGAAGAATCAACAGGCCTCCTCCCCAAAGAAGACCAAGCGTGCATGACACGCGCGATACGCGGGGAGAAACGGAAAGCTATTACGACTACCCGTCTAATGTCCAGAGAGGACCGGTTCatagccggctcacgccgcgcaacatgaacaacgaatgggatGATATAGACCCAAATGACCCAACATGGCAAGATGACGAAGGTTCCTCAGTTTTCAATCACTTGCAGAGGAATCATGAATACTACAGGCCAAAGGCAGCACGTCGGATACAACGAAGAGGCAGAGCGAGACTTTTGCCTCGCCTATCGACCAGCGAAAGCTACAGAACACTCAAAGTTCATCCCAAAGATTGCTCTGGCGCCACTGTCAAAGGAAAAATTACCTCCAACGGTCGGAAAGTTTAACAGGCTGACTGATCCTGATGATCACGTCAGAGTATTCACAAGCGCTGGTTGCATGGGAGGATGGAAtatgcccatgtggtgccatcTGTTTATCCAAACTTTCACGGGAgctgctcgcgcctggttcgacagcctCCCACCAGGAAAGATCAAGTCATGGGTTGATTTTAGAACACAGTTCGTGAACCACTTCAGTCAGCAGAGACGTTACCAGAGCAACACAGCTGAGGTAACGGACATTTGGCGCAGAGAGAACGAAGGTTTAGAAGATTTCATCACTCGCTTTAACAAAGAGTGTCTGGAAATTGGTAGTGTAAGCGAGCTACTCATGCACGCTCACTTCAAGAAAGCCATTCACTGTGATAGCCTTATCAGGACTATCACAGGAAAAGATGGAATGCCTAAAGAATGGGATAAGCTCATGGAAGCCGCGAAGATAGTCGCGCAAACTGAAGAGTCACTAGCTGGCAACAAAAACTCTTATACTGAAGATCGGTTTTCTAAGGGAACCTCGCGCGATAACAACAGAAGAAACAAAGGAAAAAACCCTGGATGGAAAGCTAACCACTCCAGCGGTTTTGATGAACGACCTCGTTATGATGAACGACCGCGTTACAGGGAAGACGCGCGAGACACGATCGATCGCATTGGGTACAGGAAGGCAGTCAGGAATGAGAATCGAGAaaagcactggactccgctcataaAGACACCTAAAGAGGTGCTCATGACGGAGAACCACGATTTTAAGGCGCCCAGGCCTATGACCAACAAGAAGGGGCAAGACCCCAACCTGTACTGTGATTTCCATAAAGATACAGGTCATCTGACAGATGACTGTATCAGCTTGAGGCAGGAAATCGAGAAAGCTTTGAAAAGTGGGAAACTGGGTCATCTGGTAAAAAACGTGCGCAAAGAGACACGCCAGATTCAGCGCAACGATGAAGGAAGAGACAAAAAGGTCCGACGCTTGGAAAcacacatggtcaacggaccaagatATAGCGCGAGAGATAAAGCAAGCGACCTTTCGAACCAGCATGGAAAGAGCAACAGGTTGTCTTCCCGGTAGTGCGTGGGGGTCCACGCGCAACGCGCCCCGTCGTCATTACCGGAATTATCGGCCATTACGAGACAGAGTACGTATTCATTGACCCAGGAAGTACAGCAGATATCATCTATGAGCAATGCTTCAATCAGTTCGACGATAAAGATAAAGCAAGATTGAGCCAGTAGATTACCCTTTGTCGGGATTCTGCAATGAAATGGTCTTCCCACTAGGCCAAATCAGCTTCCCCCTCACGCTTTCCGACGGGAAgcactcaagaacaacaacggTCAACTTCATGGTAATGCCTGTCAAATCAAGGCATGATGTTTTGATTGGGAGAGAAACCCAAGGAGAGATCAACATGGTAACTTCCACGCCTCACTCAGCAATCGGGTTTCCAACCGAGACGGGGGTGGCAATTATATAGGCAAAAAAGGAAGTAATGTCGGCAGATGAGATGCGCCCGACCAAAGCGCCGAAAGTCTCAGCAAGAGAACCAGAAAAATAGGTTTTAAATCGCAAATACCCAGAGCAAATGGTGACGATAGGCCACGCTATCTCATCAAACATCAGAACGCACCTCAAACAGCTTTTGTTCAGGAATATGGATATTTTTGCCTGGACTTCGCCAGACATAACCGGTGTCCTGCACGACGTTACCGAGCAGTGTCTGAACACTTATCCCTCCGTTGAACCAAAAGTACAAAGACGGCGCAGTTTAGGGGCGGAGAAGACCAAAGCAATGAACGAGCAAGTCTGCGAGTTGTTGAAAGCAGGAATTTTAAGAGAGGTGCGCTATCAGAGTTGGGTGGCAAACCACGTAATGGTAGAGAAGTCAAACGGAggatggagaatgtgcgtcgattacaccgatctcaacaaggcatgccctAAAGATTGTTACTCTTTGCCTGAGATTGACAAAAAGATAGACTCTCTCGCACCATACAGATGGAAATGCTTCCTAGATTGTTACAAGGGGTACCACCAGGTCCAAATGAAGCTCGAGGACGAAGACAAGACATCTTTCAGAACCGATCTCGGCATCTTCTGTTATACAAAGATGCCATTCGGTCTCAAGAATGCCGGAGCGACATACCAGCGCCTGATGGATAAAATCTTCGTTGATGATATTGGAAAACACATCGAGGTCTACATCGATGACCTGGTAATCAAGAGTCCCGAAGAGGACCAAATGCTAAAGGATATTGAGAAAATGTTCAACTCGTTGAGAAGTgtgaacatgaagctgaatcctgccaaatgttcctttggtatggaagaagggaagtttttaGGCTTCATAGTCACAAATGGCGGCTTCAAAGTAAACCCAGAGAAAGTTCAAGCAATAGAGCGAATGTCGTCGCCAAAAACAATCAAGGTGATGCAACGATTAGCCGGCCGTTTGGCCGCGCTCAACCGTTTCCTATCAAATCACGCCGCAAAATCATATCCTTTTATCAGCACCTTGGACAACTGCGTGAAGAAGCAAGAATTCAAGTGGACACCCGAGGCAGAAGCCGCATTCCAGCAAATGAAAGAATGTTTGATAAAGCTCCCTACCCTGACCGCGCCGTACGAGAAGGAACCACTCATACTGTACTTATCTTCttcggataaggcagtagggtcggTACTGATGGTAGAAAGAAACGGAGTACAAACTCCAATTTATTATGTCAGTAGGGTGCTTACCGACCCAGAAACGAGATATTCAACaatggaaaagttggtactgGCGCTGCTTCATGCTTCTAGAAGGCTGCGCATATACTTTACAGGGCACGTAATCACAGTACTTACCAACTTTCACATCGGCACAATATTGCAAAAACCAGAGACGTCTGGGCGGTTAGCAAAATGGGCGATCGAACTAGGGGGCCACAACATCTTGTataggccgcgcccagccatcaAGGGTCAAGTCTTGGCGGATTTCATCACCGAAGTCCCAGTGGAAAAAATCAAAGATTGCGAGATTGTT
The sequence above is drawn from the Helianthus annuus cultivar XRQ/B chromosome 12, HanXRQr2.0-SUNRISE, whole genome shotgun sequence genome and encodes:
- the LOC110893124 gene encoding uncharacterized protein LOC110893124; translation: MTKVPQFSITCRGIMNTTGQRQHVGYNEEAERDFCLAYRPAKATEHSKFIPKIALAPLSKEKLPPTVGKFNRLTDPDDHVRVFTSAGCMGGWNMPMWCHLFIQTFTGAARAWFDSLPPGKIKSWVDFRTQFVNHFSQQRRYQSNTAEVTDIWRRENEGLEDFITRFNKECLEIGSVSELLMHAHFKKAIHCDSLIRTITGKDGMPKEWDKLMEAAKIVAQTEESLAGNKNSYTEDRFSKGTSRDNNRRNKGKNPGWKANHSSGFDERPRYDERPRYREDARDTIDRIGYRKAVRNENREKHWTPLIKTPKEVLMTENHDFKAPRPMTNKKGQDPNLYCDFHKDTGHLTDDCISLRQEIEKALKSGKLGHLVKNVRKETRQIQRNDEGRDKKVRRLETHMVNGPRYSARDKASDLSNQHGKSNRLSSR